The following proteins come from a genomic window of candidate division WOR-3 bacterium:
- the hpt gene encoding hypoxanthine phosphoribosyltransferase, translated as MNPIKLYPLLSEAEIQKKIKELGQQISQDYKDSSPLVIGVLKGAWVFMADLVRAITIPIRCDFLQVSSYGQATESSGVVKIITDLKSSITNEDVILVEDIVDTGLTLRYIIDYLSLRRPKSIKICALLDKPERHKLNIKIDYLGFTVPNKFVVGYGIDYQELYRNLPYIGYVEINE; from the coding sequence ATGAACCCTATAAAACTATATCCATTATTGTCTGAAGCGGAAATCCAGAAAAAAATCAAAGAACTTGGTCAACAAATTTCACAAGACTATAAAGATTCTTCACCTCTTGTAATTGGGGTGCTTAAAGGGGCGTGGGTATTTATGGCTGATTTGGTGCGGGCGATTACAATTCCTATTCGCTGTGATTTTCTACAGGTTTCGTCCTATGGACAAGCCACCGAAAGTTCGGGTGTGGTAAAAATTATCACGGACTTAAAATCCTCAATCACTAATGAAGATGTGATTTTAGTTGAAGATATTGTTGACACTGGATTAACCTTGCGATACATTATTGATTATCTGTCGCTACGTCGACCGAAAAGTATTAAAATCTGCGCGTTGCTTGATAAACCCGAGCGACATAAACTAAATATCAAGATCGATTATTTGGGTTTTACGGTCCCAAATAAATTTGTTGTGGGTTATGGTATCGATTATCAAGAGTTATATCGTAATTTGCCATATATAGGTTATGTCGAAATTAACGAATAA